A stretch of the Sulfurimonas sp. HSL3-1 genome encodes the following:
- a CDS encoding MFS transporter: MHSIDQNVVRLGWVSYFTDLASAMVNPILPIFVITVLHEGMDKLGVIVAVATFVSYALRMVSGYIADYYGVVKPLVVGGYLFSALSKPLLGFSHGWGSIAALRALERVGKGVRSAPKDLMIASYARENAHGKTFGFHKTMDIAGEFSGTLLLFGLLWYFGDSEGVIRTLFFATLIPGLIGLVIVIFFVRDIPKSVRCTERFRLSSADKKTVLQLLFYFLFLFFIFSEAFFTVQAKTVGIATALIPLLFAVSTGVQTLTSYLFGLGSDRFGSGAVNAFGYGCGIVAQALLWLQMPAATWAAFAFLGLFTVATLNANRAMIAQQAENRGSVYGIFYAAVALFAAAGAAFGGWLWEQFGMQTALDVALGGTLAVSVLYGLKKGLRG, encoded by the coding sequence ATGCACTCTATCGATCAAAACGTCGTGCGCCTTGGATGGGTGAGCTATTTCACCGACCTGGCCTCCGCGATGGTCAATCCCATTCTTCCTATTTTTGTCATAACCGTCCTGCATGAAGGGATGGACAAGCTGGGCGTCATCGTTGCCGTGGCGACCTTTGTCTCCTATGCGCTGCGGATGGTTTCGGGCTATATCGCGGACTACTACGGCGTCGTCAAACCGCTGGTGGTGGGCGGTTACCTTTTTTCGGCCCTCTCGAAACCGCTGCTGGGGTTCAGCCACGGCTGGGGGAGCATTGCGGCGCTGCGCGCACTGGAACGGGTGGGCAAGGGGGTGCGTTCGGCCCCGAAAGATCTGATGATCGCCTCCTATGCCAGGGAAAATGCCCACGGCAAGACCTTCGGGTTTCACAAAACGATGGATATCGCCGGGGAGTTCAGCGGGACGCTGCTGCTGTTCGGGCTGCTGTGGTATTTCGGCGACAGCGAAGGGGTGATCCGCACCCTCTTCTTCGCCACCCTGATCCCCGGCCTCATCGGCCTGGTGATCGTCATCTTTTTCGTGCGCGACATCCCCAAGAGCGTCCGGTGTACCGAGCGTTTCCGGCTGAGCAGCGCAGACAAAAAAACCGTGCTGCAGCTGCTCTTCTATTTTCTGTTCCTTTTTTTCATATTCAGCGAAGCCTTTTTCACGGTACAGGCCAAAACGGTCGGGATCGCCACGGCGCTGATCCCGCTGCTCTTCGCCGTATCGACGGGGGTGCAGACGCTGACAAGCTACCTTTTCGGTCTGGGGTCGGACCGCTTCGGCAGCGGGGCCGTGAACGCCTTCGGCTACGGCTGCGGCATCGTCGCCCAGGCGCTGCTGTGGCTGCAGATGCCCGCGGCGACCTGGGCCGCGTTCGCCTTTCTGGGTCTTTTTACGGTGGCGACGCTCAATGCGAACCGGGCCATGATCGCGCAGCAGGCAGAGAACCGCGGCTCGGTTTACGGCATTTTTTATGCCGCGGTCGCGCTCTTCGCCGCGGCGGGGGCAGCGTTCGGCGGGTGGCTCTGGGAGCAGTTCGGTATGCAGACCGCGTTGGACGTCGCGCTGGGAGGAACCCTTGCCGTTAGTGTATTATATGGGTTAAAAAAGGGGCTGCGAGGATGA
- a CDS encoding diacylglycerol kinase — MNKPKYSLRRNFGYAVEGFMHVFRHETVFKIEVALFIVLSVVAWSIDVAKCERLWLQFSLFLPIVAELFNSAVERGVDLSTRDYHRLAKAAKDSAAAACLISVAMTVMIWGVVLL; from the coding sequence ATGAACAAACCGAAATATTCGCTCCGCAGGAACTTCGGCTACGCCGTCGAGGGGTTTATGCATGTCTTCCGGCATGAGACGGTGTTCAAGATCGAGGTCGCGCTTTTCATCGTGCTCAGCGTTGTGGCCTGGAGCATCGACGTGGCCAAATGCGAACGGCTCTGGCTGCAGTTCTCGCTCTTCCTGCCCATTGTCGCGGAGCTCTTCAACAGTGCCGTCGAGCGGGGCGTGGATCTGAGCACGCGCGACTACCACCGCCTGGCCAAGGCGGCCAAGGACAGTGCGGCCGCCGCCTGCCTGATCAGCGTCGCGATGACGGTGATGATCTGGGGGGTGGTCCTACTTTAG
- a CDS encoding ferritin-like domain-containing protein — MAIRGISILKGIEAETVATLLNKAYCDEWLAYYQYFIESKVVKGIMKDAAIAELNQHAADELRHATMVADRIIQLGGTPALSPSDWMVHGNCGYEAPENPDVMAVLEQAIKGEQCAISVYSDLVDLTREKDIVTYDIVSQILADEVEHEEDLQALYDDIEEFVEQIRTALK; from the coding sequence ATGGCGATTCGCGGTATTTCAATTCTCAAAGGCATCGAAGCGGAAACGGTGGCCACACTGCTCAACAAAGCGTACTGCGACGAATGGCTGGCCTACTACCAGTACTTCATCGAGTCCAAAGTCGTCAAGGGGATCATGAAAGACGCCGCGATTGCCGAGCTTAATCAGCACGCGGCGGACGAACTGCGCCACGCGACGATGGTGGCGGACCGTATCATCCAGCTCGGCGGGACCCCGGCGCTGAGCCCCAGCGACTGGATGGTTCACGGCAACTGCGGGTATGAGGCGCCGGAGAATCCCGACGTCATGGCGGTGCTGGAACAGGCGATCAAGGGGGAGCAGTGCGCCATCAGCGTCTACTCGGACCTTGTCGATCTCACCCGGGAAAAAGACATCGTCACCTATGACATCGTCTCCCAGATCCTCGCCGACGAGGTCGAACACGAAGAGGACCTCCAGGCCCTCTACGACGACATCGAAGAGTTCGTCGAGCAGATCAGGACGGCCCTAAAGTAG
- a CDS encoding MBL fold metallo-hydrolase: MATVISYGAAETVTGSCHLLELENGKQILIDCGMFQGREEEHNADAFGFDPAQVDFLLLTHAHLDHCGRMPKLVKEGFAKTIVATKATFDLAEVILLDSAKIMQEDHETRFKKALRRGTEGEVSPPLYGEDDVRDALALTRILPEYGEPFTLCKGVEVTYRDAGHILGSAFIEIAYEEAGVTRTIVFSGDIGNDNDMVLPNLAPCPHADYLYTESTYGDRDHQNALQSTEEFKKVVTDTLLNWGNVLIPSFAVERTQEILFLLKQMHESGELPHCKVFVDSPMAIRATEVYDRYSDLLSAKCREVKARDGSVFDFELLTYTLDVGESKAINQTDSRAIIIAGSGMCTGGRILHHFKHRLWNRKNALIFVGYQAAGTLGRRIVDGEKWVKIYREDIRIEASVYTINGFSAHADQSGILEWIKGMSGLKNIFLIHGEADKEALFKAAITEQLHKEVHIVEQNEVIYL, encoded by the coding sequence ATGGCGACGGTAATTTCCTACGGGGCGGCGGAAACAGTCACGGGCTCATGCCACCTGCTTGAGCTCGAAAACGGTAAGCAGATCCTCATCGACTGCGGCATGTTCCAGGGGCGGGAGGAGGAGCATAACGCTGACGCCTTCGGCTTCGACCCGGCGCAGGTCGATTTCCTGCTGCTGACGCATGCGCATCTCGATCACTGCGGACGGATGCCCAAGCTCGTCAAAGAGGGGTTCGCGAAGACGATCGTCGCGACTAAGGCGACCTTCGACCTGGCTGAAGTCATCCTCCTCGACAGCGCCAAGATCATGCAAGAAGACCACGAGACCCGCTTTAAAAAGGCCCTGCGCCGCGGGACCGAGGGGGAGGTGAGCCCGCCGCTTTACGGCGAGGACGACGTCAGGGACGCCCTGGCCCTCACCCGCATCCTGCCCGAGTACGGCGAGCCCTTTACCCTTTGCAAGGGGGTGGAGGTGACCTACAGGGATGCGGGGCACATCCTCGGTTCCGCCTTTATCGAGATCGCCTACGAAGAGGCGGGAGTGACGCGGACGATCGTCTTCTCCGGCGACATCGGCAACGACAACGATATGGTACTGCCGAATCTCGCCCCCTGTCCCCATGCGGATTACCTCTATACCGAATCGACCTATGGCGACCGCGACCACCAAAACGCCCTGCAGAGCACGGAGGAGTTCAAAAAGGTCGTGACCGATACCCTGCTCAACTGGGGCAACGTGCTTATCCCCTCCTTCGCCGTCGAGCGGACCCAGGAGATTCTTTTCCTGCTCAAACAGATGCATGAGAGCGGCGAACTGCCGCACTGCAAGGTCTTCGTCGACTCACCGATGGCCATCAGGGCCACGGAGGTCTACGACCGCTACAGCGATCTGCTCAGCGCCAAATGCCGGGAGGTGAAGGCGCGGGACGGGAGCGTCTTTGATTTTGAACTGCTCACCTACACCCTCGACGTGGGGGAGTCCAAGGCGATTAACCAGACCGACAGTCGCGCCATCATCATTGCCGGCAGCGGAATGTGCACCGGCGGCCGCATCCTGCACCATTTCAAACACCGCCTCTGGAACCGCAAGAATGCGCTCATCTTCGTCGGCTACCAGGCCGCCGGTACGCTGGGCCGCCGCATCGTCGACGGGGAAAAATGGGTCAAGATCTACCGCGAAGACATCCGGATCGAGGCCAGTGTCTATACGATCAACGGTTTTTCCGCCCATGCCGACCAATCCGGTATCCTGGAGTGGATCAAGGGGATGAGCGGCCTCAAAAACATCTTTCTCATCCACGGGGAAGCGGACAAAGAGGCGCTCTTCAAGGCGGCTATTACAGAGCAGTTGCACAAAGAGGTCCATATCGTGGAACAGAACGAGGTGATCTACCTGTAG